The proteins below are encoded in one region of Peribacillus muralis:
- a CDS encoding alpha/beta fold hydrolase gives MIIIEKEQIGQIPVLHLSEQAAFHQELPLIIFIHGFQSAKEHNLHYAYLLAEKGFRVLLPDVIHHGERDSGLSDSEMMPLFWEMVLQTIKELSFLKDDLLSRKLTDPDRIGVAGTSMGGIVTNGALATYDWITAGVSLMGNPSYVAYAELQMEEIKKRKLQFPVTDEEVGRVIEQLKPFDLSLNQDRLANRPLLFWHGAKDPIVPYQHAYRFYEGVKPGYDGVNERIEFILDPKAGHKVSREGVLMTADWFGKHLLSTVQKA, from the coding sequence TTGATAATTATTGAAAAAGAGCAAATCGGACAAATTCCTGTTTTACACTTGAGTGAGCAGGCAGCATTTCATCAGGAATTGCCGCTTATCATATTCATACATGGTTTTCAAAGTGCTAAGGAACATAATCTTCATTATGCTTATTTATTGGCTGAAAAGGGGTTTCGTGTTCTTTTGCCCGATGTGATCCATCATGGGGAAAGGGATTCTGGTTTAAGTGATTCCGAAATGATGCCCCTTTTTTGGGAAATGGTTTTACAGACGATAAAGGAATTATCTTTTCTGAAGGATGATTTATTATCGAGAAAACTAACCGATCCTGACAGAATTGGCGTAGCGGGTACGTCGATGGGAGGAATCGTGACGAATGGGGCGCTTGCCACTTATGATTGGATAACGGCAGGAGTGAGTCTAATGGGAAATCCATCATATGTCGCCTATGCAGAGCTCCAAATGGAAGAGATTAAAAAAAGGAAATTACAATTCCCTGTTACGGACGAGGAAGTCGGCCGAGTGATTGAGCAACTGAAACCATTTGACTTGAGTCTAAATCAAGATAGGCTAGCCAATCGCCCGCTTCTTTTTTGGCATGGAGCTAAAGACCCGATCGTACCTTATCAACATGCGTATCGATTTTATGAAGGTGTCAAACCAGGGTATGATGGGGTAAATGAAAGAATCGAATTCATCCTCGATCCCAAGGCGGGCCATAAGGTCAGCCGAGAAGGCGTGCTCATGACTGCGGATTGGTTCGGGAAACATTTGCTGTCAACTGTGCAAAAAGCTTAA
- a CDS encoding metal-sulfur cluster assembly factor, which yields MDQDTKDVILGALEQVIDPELGIDIVNLGLVYDVDMDEAGLTTVTMTLTAMGCPLAGTIVDQVKLVLEDIPEVKETDVKIVWSPPWTRDKMSRYAKIALGIK from the coding sequence GTGGATCAAGATACAAAAGACGTTATTCTAGGAGCATTGGAGCAGGTCATTGACCCGGAGCTTGGTATAGATATCGTGAATTTAGGTTTGGTGTATGATGTGGATATGGATGAAGCAGGTCTGACTACAGTTACGATGACGTTGACCGCAATGGGATGTCCGCTGGCTGGGACAATTGTCGATCAAGTGAAGTTGGTCCTTGAAGATATCCCGGAGGTCAAGGAAACAGATGTGAAAATCGTCTGGAGCCCACCATGGACCAGAGACAAAATGTCCAGATATGCCAAGATCGCATTGGGAATCAAATAA
- the moaA gene encoding GTP 3',8-cyclase MoaA, whose translation MNRQVKDSLSRPLRDLRISVIDRCNFRCQYCMPAEIFDDTFQFLPKSELLSYEEIVRVSKIFADLGVKKLRLTGGEPLLRKDLAILIESLVNIEGVEDIGLTTNGVYLKKHAEKLKAAGLQRVNISLDSLDDDLFKKMNGRDIGIEPVLCGIRAAKDAGLGVKVNMVVKKGTNESQVLPMARFCKEENMPLRFIEFMDVGHTNGWQLKNVMTKKELLEVLLAEFDLEPVKEEYYGEVAKRFQYKGTTAEVGFITSVSESFCSSCTRARLSANGSLYTCLFNGKGHDLKSMLRSDMTDGELTHFIISMWNERDDRYSDERSAGTVKEQEKIEMSFIGG comes from the coding sequence TTGAATAGACAAGTAAAAGATTCATTAAGCAGGCCACTGAGGGATTTAAGAATCTCCGTCATCGATCGGTGTAACTTCCGCTGTCAATATTGCATGCCAGCAGAAATATTTGATGATACGTTTCAATTTCTGCCAAAAAGTGAACTTTTATCTTATGAGGAAATCGTGAGGGTTTCGAAGATATTCGCTGATCTTGGAGTTAAGAAGCTCAGGTTGACGGGCGGGGAACCACTGTTGCGGAAAGATCTTGCCATACTGATAGAATCGCTCGTAAACATTGAGGGAGTAGAGGATATTGGATTGACCACAAATGGCGTGTATTTGAAAAAACATGCCGAGAAATTGAAGGCAGCTGGGTTACAGAGAGTGAATATCAGCTTGGACAGCCTGGATGATGATCTTTTTAAGAAGATGAATGGCAGGGATATTGGGATTGAGCCGGTTCTCTGTGGTATAAGAGCTGCCAAAGACGCCGGTCTTGGCGTTAAAGTGAATATGGTAGTGAAAAAAGGAACCAATGAATCCCAAGTTCTTCCCATGGCCCGTTTCTGTAAAGAAGAGAATATGCCATTAAGGTTTATAGAATTCATGGATGTCGGACATACAAATGGCTGGCAGCTGAAGAATGTCATGACGAAAAAAGAATTGCTTGAGGTGCTCCTGGCTGAATTCGACCTTGAGCCTGTGAAAGAAGAGTATTATGGGGAAGTGGCAAAACGCTTCCAATATAAGGGGACGACTGCTGAAGTGGGCTTCATTACATCCGTATCCGAGTCTTTTTGTTCCAGTTGTACGAGGGCCCGTCTTTCTGCCAATGGAAGTCTGTATACTTGCCTATTCAATGGCAAGGGTCACGATTTGAAGTCCATGCTCCGTTCTGACATGACAGATGGGGAATTGACTCATTTCATCATATCAATGTGGAATGAAAGGGATGACAGATATTCAGATGAGCGTTCAGCGGGAACGGTAAAAGAACAGGAAAAAATCGAGATGTCATTTATTGGCGGTTAA
- a CDS encoding Crp/Fnr family transcriptional regulator, with protein sequence MNGLSLSNRLHALLDNRRHIKHMEKGCFLFQESTPADDLYYIVSGKVELSKVVPDGRDLTLRICSENDLVGETVLFSQHPKYMMNAKMLEDGSVAVISREALEKKIASDSSLAVEMITWLSAQNRRNQAKFRDMLLHGKKGAFYSTLIRLSNSYGKEVEEGKVINFPFTNQELANFCGTSREVVNRLLAHLRKKGVVSINKGIITILDIDYLKQEIDCENCPIEICTID encoded by the coding sequence ATGAATGGATTATCGTTATCAAATCGGTTGCACGCCCTTTTAGATAATAGACGGCACATTAAACATATGGAAAAAGGGTGCTTCCTTTTTCAGGAAAGCACCCCCGCAGATGATTTATATTACATAGTGAGCGGCAAAGTAGAGCTGAGCAAGGTTGTTCCAGATGGACGGGATCTAACTTTGCGCATTTGCTCGGAAAATGATTTGGTTGGAGAAACCGTCCTTTTTTCTCAACATCCGAAATATATGATGAATGCAAAAATGTTGGAAGATGGCAGTGTGGCAGTTATATCAAGAGAAGCATTGGAAAAGAAAATCGCCTCCGATAGCAGTCTTGCAGTCGAAATGATCACATGGCTATCCGCTCAAAATCGCAGAAATCAGGCTAAGTTCCGCGATATGCTCCTGCACGGTAAAAAAGGGGCATTTTACTCCACCCTCATCCGCTTATCAAATAGTTATGGTAAGGAAGTTGAAGAAGGCAAAGTCATCAATTTCCCCTTTACTAACCAAGAACTCGCCAATTTTTGCGGCACATCACGTGAGGTGGTCAATCGATTGCTTGCTCATCTTAGGAAAAAGGGTGTCGTCTCGATAAATAAAGGAATCATTACGATTCTTGACATTGATTATTTGAAACAAGAGATCGATTGTGAAAACTGTCCTATTGAAATTTGCACGATCGATTGA
- the argC gene encoding N-acetyl-gamma-glutamyl-phosphate reductase → MFVSIVGATGYGGLELIRLLNNHPHLKIKSLHTSSQIGRSLHDENAHLMHMKDKLEIMDPEAIAKNSDIVFLATPSGVSSDLISQFSDLDIKVIDLSGDLRLQTPGEYEYWYKKPAAPQPIIEKAVYGLSEWNANAIKQSTIVANPGCYPTASLLGLAPLYTEGLAEAASDVIIDAKSGVSGAGKSPSAVTHFSEMNENFKIYKVNQHQHIPEIEQQLGRWSQNMLPIHPITFNTHLVPMTRGIMATMYIKVDRQTSSAELVDLYKTVYEDHPFVRVQPHNQFPSTKQVFGSNFCDIGVTYDERTGKVTVVSVIDNLVKGAAGQAIQNANILMGLEETAGLWNSPLYP, encoded by the coding sequence GTGTTTGTATCGATTGTAGGCGCAACAGGTTATGGAGGGCTGGAATTAATCAGGCTTTTGAATAATCATCCACATTTAAAAATAAAATCATTACATACTTCTTCTCAAATCGGCCGAAGTTTACATGATGAAAATGCACATCTAATGCATATGAAAGATAAATTGGAAATTATGGACCCGGAGGCGATTGCAAAAAATTCGGATATTGTATTTCTTGCCACCCCTTCAGGTGTATCCTCGGATTTGATTTCGCAATTTTCAGACCTTGATATTAAGGTGATTGATTTATCCGGAGATCTTAGGCTTCAAACCCCGGGTGAATATGAGTACTGGTATAAGAAACCGGCAGCGCCACAGCCTATTATTGAGAAAGCCGTTTATGGATTGTCTGAATGGAATGCAAATGCGATAAAGCAATCGACCATTGTTGCCAACCCAGGATGTTACCCGACTGCATCACTATTGGGTCTTGCTCCTTTGTATACGGAAGGGTTGGCTGAAGCAGCCTCAGATGTGATCATCGACGCGAAATCCGGAGTTTCCGGAGCGGGTAAATCGCCTTCAGCCGTAACACATTTTAGCGAAATGAATGAGAACTTCAAGATATATAAAGTGAACCAGCATCAACATATACCGGAAATCGAACAGCAGCTTGGACGATGGTCGCAAAATATGCTTCCAATACACCCCATTACCTTCAATACCCATCTCGTCCCGATGACTAGGGGCATAATGGCTACGATGTATATAAAGGTCGATCGTCAAACCTCGTCGGCAGAATTGGTCGACTTATACAAGACAGTTTACGAGGATCATCCATTTGTGAGGGTACAGCCGCACAACCAATTTCCATCCACCAAACAAGTATTTGGTTCAAACTTTTGTGATATCGGTGTCACCTATGATGAAAGAACAGGTAAAGTAACGGTGGTTTCGGTCATCGATAATTTAGTGAAGGGCGCTGCAGGCCAGGCGATTCAGAATGCAAATATATTAATGGGATTGGAAGAGACGGCAGGATTATGGAACAGTCCGCTTTATCCATAA
- the argJ gene encoding bifunctional ornithine acetyltransferase/N-acetylglutamate synthase, translating into MNTLQTVEEIKQIKDGNILMPQGFKAAGVHAGLRYSKKDVGIIFTENPASAAAVYTQNLVQAAPINVTKDSMAVSGKLQGIVVNSACANACTGEQGMKDAYEMRKLAARKFGLKDHAFAVASTGVIGEYMEMEKVKKGIEALKPENTRQAAEDFEAAILTTDIVTKSCGYETVIDGKIVKMGGAAKGSGMIHPNMATMLGFITTDAAIEPVDLHLALSAITNDTFNQITVDGDCSTNDMVLVLANGEADNEPLTPTHSEWSVFLELLKQTSENLAKQIAKDGEGATKLIEVNVHGMQLKEDAQMMAKTIVGSNLVKTAAFGADANWGRIIAAMGRSGVKFQPDQATIMFCDIVVLNDGEPIRFSEEKAKAYLENESIIIHVYLKEGKETGTAWGCDLTYDYVKINGSYRS; encoded by the coding sequence ATGAATACACTACAGACAGTTGAAGAAATCAAACAGATTAAGGACGGAAACATTTTAATGCCTCAAGGTTTCAAAGCGGCGGGTGTCCATGCAGGATTACGTTACTCGAAAAAAGATGTGGGCATCATTTTTACCGAGAATCCAGCTTCAGCCGCTGCCGTTTATACCCAAAATTTAGTTCAAGCGGCTCCCATCAATGTAACGAAGGATAGCATGGCAGTTTCGGGGAAACTACAAGGCATCGTGGTAAATAGTGCATGTGCAAATGCTTGTACAGGGGAGCAAGGTATGAAGGATGCATATGAAATGAGAAAGCTTGCCGCGAGAAAATTCGGCTTGAAGGATCATGCATTTGCAGTAGCTTCCACAGGTGTCATTGGAGAATACATGGAAATGGAAAAAGTCAAAAAAGGCATAGAAGCGTTGAAGCCAGAAAATACAAGACAGGCTGCTGAAGATTTTGAGGCCGCCATTTTAACAACAGATATCGTCACGAAGAGTTGTGGTTATGAAACGGTCATTGACGGCAAAATCGTGAAAATGGGCGGAGCAGCGAAAGGATCTGGAATGATTCATCCAAACATGGCCACCATGCTCGGTTTCATAACAACGGATGCTGCCATCGAACCGGTAGACTTACATCTTGCCTTATCCGCCATTACCAATGATACATTCAATCAAATCACGGTTGATGGTGATTGTTCAACGAATGACATGGTATTGGTGCTCGCGAATGGTGAGGCGGATAACGAACCTTTGACGCCTACACATTCGGAATGGTCCGTTTTCTTGGAATTATTGAAACAAACTTCCGAAAATCTTGCCAAACAAATCGCCAAAGATGGGGAAGGGGCCACAAAACTGATAGAAGTGAATGTTCATGGGATGCAGTTGAAGGAAGATGCCCAGATGATGGCAAAGACGATCGTGGGTTCGAATCTAGTGAAGACGGCAGCTTTTGGCGCTGATGCAAACTGGGGAAGGATCATAGCTGCAATGGGAAGGAGCGGAGTGAAGTTCCAGCCTGATCAAGCAACGATTATGTTCTGTGATATCGTCGTACTCAATGATGGAGAACCAATCCGATTTTCCGAGGAAAAAGCCAAAGCCTACCTCGAAAATGAAAGCATCATCATTCATGTTTATTTGAAGGAAGGTAAGGAAACAGGAACGGCATGGGGCTGTGATTTAACTTACGATTACGTAAAAATAAACGGAAGCTATCGTTCTTAA
- the argB gene encoding acetylglutamate kinase, with protein sequence MDILVIKCGGSIINELSEFFFHSIKQLQNRGYHIVFVHGGGPDINSMMEKFEIEPIFEGGLRKTTSEVLGIVELMLAGRSNRSLVHKLEAHGIKAVGLNGSDGGILTGEYIDEQKLGAVGEIQQVNTELLGLLLEKGYCPVLTPISITGAGTKLNVNADMAAGSVAKALCADMCLFVTDVKGVLKDEQIIERLTEAETLGLISDGSIHGGMIPKVNTALSVLNKGVGEVMIVSGKGHFYEAGQFIGTKFFQEEGVIQ encoded by the coding sequence ATGGATATATTGGTCATCAAGTGTGGCGGCAGTATCATTAACGAATTATCGGAGTTTTTTTTTCATAGTATTAAGCAGTTGCAAAATCGTGGGTACCATATAGTTTTTGTTCATGGAGGCGGTCCAGATATCAATTCGATGATGGAAAAATTCGAAATTGAACCAATCTTTGAAGGCGGGTTAAGAAAGACGACCTCAGAAGTGTTGGGAATTGTCGAGCTCATGCTTGCTGGCAGATCAAACCGCAGTCTCGTTCATAAATTGGAAGCGCACGGAATCAAGGCAGTTGGTTTAAATGGCTCTGATGGCGGAATTCTTACAGGAGAGTATATCGATGAACAAAAACTCGGAGCTGTTGGCGAGATACAGCAAGTCAATACAGAATTACTTGGGCTTTTATTGGAAAAGGGATATTGTCCGGTATTGACACCAATCTCGATAACGGGAGCGGGAACTAAATTAAATGTGAATGCTGATATGGCAGCAGGCTCTGTAGCGAAGGCACTCTGTGCTGACATGTGTTTATTCGTAACGGATGTTAAAGGGGTTTTGAAGGATGAGCAAATCATTGAGCGTTTGACTGAAGCGGAAACATTGGGCTTAATCTCGGATGGCAGTATCCACGGGGGAATGATCCCAAAGGTCAATACAGCACTGTCGGTGCTCAATAAGGGGGTTGGAGAAGTGATGATCGTTAGCGGGAAAGGTCATTTCTATGAAGCCGGGCAATTCATCGGCACGAAATTTTTTCAGGAAGAGGGGGTCATTCAATGA
- a CDS encoding acetylornithine transaminase: MSYLFPTYARWGIEPDTAIGMKVTSTAGKEYLDFTSGIGVLNLGHCHETVKMAVTEQLNKYWHVSNMFQSSIQERTAKMLADASGLSQVFFANSGAEANEAAIKLARKATGKSKIVTCQQSFHGRTFATMAATGQEKIKSGFGPMLECFEYVPFNDDDAMMAAIDESTAAVMIEIVQGEGGIHVIHQSYLDTIQSHCKKYGTLLIIDEIQTGIGRTGKPFAFQHYNVQPDIITSAKGLGNGLPIGAMIGREKLSEHFNPGSHGSTFGGNPVSVSAAEAVLTEIFNPVFLKETVNKAEYLKNALANALKDAEEVKEIRGLGMMIGIECEQDVQEFLAELQEEGILVLSAGPKVIRLLPSLTVTESEIDRAVRKIEKIFSIKQTI; encoded by the coding sequence ATGAGTTACTTATTTCCTACATATGCGAGGTGGGGCATTGAGCCGGATACAGCTATTGGAATGAAGGTTACAAGTACGGCAGGTAAAGAGTACCTGGATTTCACATCGGGAATTGGGGTTTTGAATCTTGGACATTGCCATGAGACGGTAAAAATGGCCGTCACGGAACAGCTAAATAAATATTGGCACGTATCGAATATGTTTCAGAGTTCGATTCAGGAACGCACGGCAAAAATGCTGGCGGATGCCTCCGGTTTGAGTCAGGTGTTTTTTGCCAACAGCGGTGCGGAAGCGAATGAGGCTGCCATCAAACTGGCACGTAAAGCTACGGGAAAAAGTAAAATCGTCACATGCCAGCAGTCATTCCACGGACGGACATTTGCTACGATGGCAGCAACGGGACAAGAAAAAATAAAATCTGGGTTCGGACCAATGCTTGAGTGCTTTGAATATGTTCCGTTTAATGACGATGATGCCATGATGGCAGCGATTGATGAGAGTACAGCCGCTGTCATGATCGAAATCGTTCAGGGAGAGGGTGGTATCCATGTCATACATCAATCGTATTTGGACACGATCCAAAGCCACTGCAAAAAATATGGAACGCTACTGATCATCGATGAAATCCAAACTGGAATAGGGCGTACCGGCAAGCCATTTGCCTTCCAGCATTATAATGTACAACCGGATATCATCACTTCGGCAAAGGGATTGGGAAATGGACTGCCAATCGGGGCGATGATCGGACGTGAAAAGCTTTCGGAGCATTTCAACCCTGGAAGCCATGGCTCCACTTTTGGCGGCAACCCTGTTAGTGTGTCCGCAGCAGAGGCTGTTTTAACGGAAATTTTCAACCCTGTTTTTTTAAAAGAAACCGTGAATAAAGCAGAATATCTTAAAAATGCATTGGCAAACGCATTGAAGGACGCAGAAGAAGTGAAGGAGATTCGCGGTCTTGGAATGATGATCGGGATTGAATGTGAACAAGATGTCCAGGAGTTCCTGGCTGAGCTTCAAGAAGAAGGCATACTTGTATTGAGCGCTGGACCCAAGGTTATTCGGTTACTTCCCTCCCTTACAGTCACTGAATCGGAGATCGATAGGGCGGTAAGGAAAATAGAAAAAATATTCTCAATAAAGCAAACTATCTAA
- a CDS encoding carbamoyl phosphate synthase small subunit — translation MKNYLYLENGSVFEGDLLTKSTEKAANGEIVFFTGMTGYQEVLTDPSYKDQIVVFTYPLIGNYGVNENDFESKKPHVAGVVVYEGNMSHSHYQAKNSLGEYLDKWNIPLLSHVDTRAVVKNIRQEGSMQAVITSEEGCTVKPSQGGLTAHVAEVSTKVIESFGEGDKHIVLMDFGYKKSILDSLVQQGCRVSIVPFDTGFEQIKELQPDGILLSNGPGDPKQLEYLLGNLKKIISKFPTMGICLGHQLTALAFGGNTKKMLFGHRGANQPVVDLKTKKVYMSSQNHSYEVDEPSLQGTSLQVRFRNVNDSTVEGLMHEDLPIFTTQYHPEANPGPIESSQLFNDFLQMINDYSGREKAYA, via the coding sequence GTGAAAAACTATCTATACTTAGAGAATGGTTCCGTCTTTGAAGGGGACCTGCTGACTAAATCGACTGAAAAAGCAGCCAATGGAGAGATTGTCTTTTTTACCGGAATGACTGGATATCAGGAAGTGTTGACAGATCCTTCCTATAAGGACCAAATAGTTGTTTTCACATATCCTCTTATCGGAAACTACGGGGTCAATGAAAATGATTTTGAAAGTAAAAAGCCGCATGTGGCCGGCGTGGTTGTATATGAAGGAAATATGAGCCATTCTCATTATCAGGCAAAAAATTCACTTGGTGAGTATTTAGACAAGTGGAACATTCCCCTGTTAAGCCATGTGGATACAAGAGCGGTCGTTAAGAATATTAGACAGGAAGGCTCGATGCAGGCCGTCATCACTTCGGAAGAAGGATGCACGGTGAAACCGAGTCAAGGTGGTTTAACAGCCCATGTTGCCGAAGTATCGACAAAGGTGATAGAGAGTTTTGGAGAAGGTGACAAGCACATAGTGTTGATGGACTTTGGGTATAAGAAATCGATTTTGGATTCATTGGTTCAACAAGGCTGCAGGGTCTCGATCGTTCCATTCGATACTGGATTCGAACAGATCAAGGAGTTACAGCCTGATGGAATTTTGCTTTCAAATGGGCCTGGGGATCCCAAACAGCTGGAATATCTTTTAGGGAACTTAAAAAAAATCATTTCGAAATTTCCGACGATGGGCATCTGTCTCGGTCATCAATTAACGGCCCTTGCTTTCGGGGGAAACACGAAAAAAATGCTGTTTGGACATCGCGGTGCGAATCAGCCCGTGGTCGATTTGAAAACGAAAAAGGTGTATATGAGTTCTCAAAATCATAGTTATGAAGTCGATGAACCAAGTTTACAGGGGACATCGCTTCAAGTTCGCTTCAGAAATGTGAATGATAGCACGGTCGAGGGTCTCATGCATGAAGACCTGCCGATTTTCACTACCCAGTATCACCCCGAGGCAAATCCTGGACCAATCGAGAGTTCACAGCTGTTCAATGACTTTTTACAAATGATAAATGATTATAGCGGGAGAGAAAAAGCCTATGCCTAA